From the genome of Halomonas sp. MCCC 1A13316, one region includes:
- a CDS encoding ABC transporter ATP-binding protein, with the protein MTATAIARSHEAPATDASQPLLEIRGLEKRFSLSGDFLEQLKFKGGKLVREQKFVHAINGIDLDICRGEALCVVGESGCGKSTVARIVMGLIHPSGGEIHYDGTRIDDLSTKSLMPYRRRMQMIFQNPYASLNPRMTIQQTLEEPIRLHHPDWNRQQVADKVAEVMHSVGVAPDWGTRYGHEFSGGQRQRIAIARALAVDPEFIVADEPISALDVSIQAQVLNLLMDAQQQRNLTYLFITHDLAVVEHFGTRVAVMYLGRVCEVAPTATLFATPRHPYTRALMSAIPRLEDDRPQHIRLKGEVPTPVNLPSGCVFHARCPHANARCREEVPALIARDGGGHVACHAIEEGRLV; encoded by the coding sequence CGACGCCAGTCAGCCATTGCTGGAGATCCGCGGCCTGGAGAAGCGCTTCTCACTCTCCGGCGACTTCCTCGAACAGCTCAAGTTCAAAGGCGGCAAGCTGGTACGTGAGCAGAAGTTCGTGCATGCCATCAACGGCATCGACCTGGACATCTGCCGCGGCGAGGCGCTGTGCGTGGTCGGCGAATCCGGGTGCGGCAAGTCCACCGTGGCACGCATCGTGATGGGCCTGATTCACCCTTCCGGTGGCGAGATCCACTACGACGGCACGCGCATCGACGATCTATCGACCAAGTCGCTGATGCCTTATCGCCGGCGCATGCAGATGATCTTTCAGAATCCCTATGCATCGCTCAATCCGCGCATGACCATCCAGCAGACCCTGGAGGAGCCGATCCGCCTGCACCATCCCGACTGGAATCGCCAGCAGGTGGCTGACAAGGTCGCCGAGGTGATGCATTCGGTCGGCGTCGCGCCCGACTGGGGCACGCGCTACGGTCACGAGTTTTCAGGCGGCCAGCGGCAGCGCATCGCCATCGCCCGGGCACTGGCCGTGGACCCTGAATTCATCGTCGCCGACGAGCCGATCTCGGCGCTCGATGTCTCCATCCAGGCCCAGGTGCTCAATCTGCTGATGGATGCCCAGCAGCAACGCAACCTGACCTATCTGTTCATCACCCACGACCTCGCCGTGGTGGAGCACTTCGGCACCCGCGTGGCGGTGATGTACCTGGGCCGGGTGTGCGAGGTGGCACCCACGGCGACGCTGTTCGCCACGCCACGCCATCCCTATACCCGTGCGCTGATGTCGGCGATTCCGCGGCTCGAGGACGATCGCCCCCAGCACATCCGTCTCAAGGGGGAAGTACCCACGCCGGTCAACCTGCCCTCGGGCTGCGTCTTTCACGCCCGCTGCCCGCATGCCAACGCGCGCTGTCGCGAAGAAGTGCCGGCGCTGATCGCCCGCGATGGCGGCGGCCACGTGGCCTGCCACGCCATCGAAGAGGGACGTCTCGTCTGA
- a CDS encoding LysR family transcriptional regulator, with the protein MELRWLEDFIALARTRHFSRAAEQQNVTQPTFSRRIKLLEEEMGTTLINRQTLPLSLTPAGEEFLGLCHDITQRVAESRRRLIQLAEQQAGRIRLAAPQSLLAHFVPEWLGQWSAPPSVTPYLRATSWLVDDYFRALSREECDLVLCYWPRTPCGIEPETEGFVSCRLGEECLIPVSLPEADGRPRFELDDGARLPLIAYHPRGLFDAMIRSHLAHLGETPDFSILNESIQSNNIRELVSLGYGLGWLPGRSVSEALAAGTLVAAGGERWQVPLEIRLYRRAESRHSAVATFWESLSADVTA; encoded by the coding sequence ATGGAACTACGCTGGCTGGAAGACTTCATCGCCCTGGCCCGCACGCGCCATTTTTCGCGTGCCGCCGAGCAACAGAACGTCACCCAGCCGACCTTCTCGCGACGCATCAAACTGCTCGAGGAGGAGATGGGCACGACGCTGATCAACCGTCAGACGCTGCCGCTGTCGCTGACACCCGCCGGTGAGGAGTTTCTGGGGCTTTGCCACGATATCACCCAGCGGGTCGCCGAGAGCCGTCGGCGCTTGATCCAGCTCGCTGAACAACAGGCCGGGCGTATTCGCCTGGCGGCGCCGCAAAGCCTGCTCGCCCACTTCGTGCCGGAATGGCTCGGCCAGTGGTCGGCACCGCCGTCGGTGACGCCCTACCTGCGCGCCACCAGTTGGCTGGTCGACGACTACTTTCGGGCGTTATCGCGCGAGGAGTGCGACCTGGTGCTTTGCTACTGGCCGCGCACGCCCTGTGGCATCGAGCCCGAGACGGAAGGGTTCGTCTCCTGTCGGCTCGGGGAGGAGTGCCTGATTCCCGTCTCGCTACCGGAAGCGGATGGGCGCCCGCGCTTTGAGCTGGACGATGGTGCCCGGCTGCCGCTGATCGCCTATCATCCGCGCGGCTTGTTCGACGCAATGATTCGCAGCCATCTGGCCCATCTCGGTGAAACGCCTGATTTCAGCATCCTCAACGAGAGCATCCAGAGCAATAATATTCGTGAACTGGTCAGCCTGGGCTATGGCCTGGGCTGGCTGCCTGGGCGCAGCGTGAGCGAAGCGCTCGCCGCCGGTACCCTGGTCGCGGCCGGTGGCGAACGCTGGCAGGTTCCGCTGGAGATCCGCCTCTATCGCCGCGCCGAAAGCAGGCACTCGGCGGTGGCCACCTTCTGGGAAAGTCTCTCGGCGGATGTGACCGCTTGA
- the pepQ gene encoding Xaa-Pro dipeptidase, translated as MTLDLDALQTRHFDALENRYADVLADQGYDRILIYSGRPTRHFGDDQDASFQSYGHFQHWTGQAELTHSWLLVHPGRRPSCYLHAPDDFWHLPAQLPDEAWTERLEVIPGRFDEAPPIAAGGRLAVIGDVSAATAAALGAELNPPALLTALDEGRVRKSDYEIACLSEANRMAVLGHRAAREAFLAGGSELDIHLAYLQASRQRESELPYGNIVGIGSHAAVLHYQHYDTQAPRERHSLLMDAGHRYRGYCADITRTWPGANADPLFVALVARMHDIKQHLIAAVSPGVSFVELHERMHRLLGELLVESELVSGSAEAAVESGITRAFCPHGLGHLLGIQVHDVAGRAARDGTPLPPPVEHPALRLTRELEAGMAVTIEPGLYIIPMLLEPLESAPAGRFLDWALIERLAPHGGIRMEDNVSITTNAARNLTADIE; from the coding sequence ATGACCCTCGACCTCGATGCTCTGCAGACGCGTCACTTCGACGCGCTCGAGAATCGCTACGCCGACGTGCTCGCTGACCAGGGCTACGACCGGATATTGATCTACAGCGGTCGCCCCACCCGCCACTTCGGTGACGACCAGGACGCCAGCTTTCAAAGCTACGGCCACTTCCAGCACTGGACGGGCCAGGCCGAACTGACGCACAGCTGGCTGCTGGTACACCCCGGCCGGCGGCCTAGCTGTTACCTGCATGCTCCCGACGACTTCTGGCATCTGCCGGCGCAGCTTCCCGACGAGGCTTGGACCGAAAGACTCGAGGTTATTCCCGGACGCTTCGATGAGGCACCCCCCATCGCCGCCGGCGGTCGTCTTGCCGTGATCGGCGATGTCTCCGCCGCGACGGCCGCCGCACTCGGGGCGGAGCTCAACCCACCCGCCCTGCTCACTGCGCTGGACGAAGGTCGCGTACGCAAGTCCGATTATGAAATCGCCTGCCTGAGCGAGGCCAATCGCATGGCAGTTCTCGGCCACCGCGCCGCCCGGGAAGCCTTCTTGGCGGGAGGCAGTGAACTCGACATTCACCTGGCCTACCTTCAGGCCTCACGCCAGCGTGAAAGCGAACTGCCTTACGGCAATATCGTCGGCATCGGTTCGCATGCCGCAGTTCTGCATTATCAGCATTACGACACGCAAGCGCCCCGCGAGCGACACAGCCTGCTGATGGATGCGGGCCACCGCTATCGCGGCTACTGCGCCGACATCACCCGTACCTGGCCGGGAGCCAACGCTGATCCGCTATTCGTCGCCCTGGTCGCACGTATGCACGACATCAAGCAGCACCTGATCGCAGCGGTCTCTCCCGGCGTTTCCTTCGTCGAGTTGCACGAGCGTATGCATCGCCTGCTCGGCGAGCTGCTGGTGGAGAGCGAACTGGTCAGCGGCTCCGCAGAGGCCGCCGTCGAAAGCGGCATCACGCGCGCCTTCTGCCCCCATGGCCTCGGTCACCTGCTCGGCATTCAGGTTCACGACGTGGCCGGCCGCGCCGCACGCGATGGCACTCCCCTGCCACCGCCTGTCGAGCATCCGGCACTACGGCTGACACGGGAACTGGAAGCGGGAATGGCGGTCACCATAGAACCTGGTCTGTACATCATTCCCATGCTGCTCGAGCCGCTAGAGTCTGCTCCCGCCGGGCGGTTTCTGGACTGGGCTCTGATCGAGCGCCTGGCCCCCCATGGCGGCATTCGCATGGAGGATAACGTGAGTATCACGACCAACGCAGCCAGGAATCTGACCGCAGACATCGAGTGA
- a CDS encoding hydrolase, with protein sequence MRERRQQTGFTPPRGLTSPHVQTLLPRLLPRPRLTHADEILELPDGDFVELNWIQPAPANPEAPVFVLFHGLEGSFQSPYARWLLATASGMGWRALLMHFRGCGKRPNRLPRAYHSGDTADAYWLISELSRRYPKALKVAAGVSLGGNMLLKLVAEQGGGGLDLAGAIVISAPLDLAASAERLHRGFSRIYERHLLNALKRKVAPRLARGELPLALDSHALARIDSLRGYDDAVTAPLHGFCDAADYYRRASAGRLLGEVELPTLIVHADDDPFMPAGLFERLPEPADAVRLEITHHGGHVGFMEWRNRRLQPWLTRRLAHELACWADTGASWQSAMVRNLSRSDN encoded by the coding sequence ATGCGCGAACGGCGGCAGCAGACCGGCTTCACTCCCCCGCGCGGGCTGACCAGCCCGCACGTACAGACGCTATTGCCTCGCCTGCTGCCTAGGCCCCGCCTTACGCACGCTGACGAGATTCTCGAGCTACCCGACGGCGATTTCGTGGAACTCAACTGGATCCAGCCGGCCCCTGCGAACCCGGAAGCGCCCGTCTTCGTGCTGTTCCACGGCCTCGAAGGTTCGTTTCAGTCGCCCTATGCTCGCTGGCTGCTGGCAACGGCCAGCGGCATGGGCTGGAGAGCGCTGCTGATGCACTTCCGCGGCTGCGGCAAGCGACCGAACCGCCTGCCCCGCGCCTACCACAGCGGCGACACCGCCGATGCCTACTGGCTGATAAGCGAACTGTCGCGGCGCTACCCCAAGGCGCTGAAGGTGGCTGCCGGTGTTTCGCTGGGCGGCAACATGCTGCTCAAGCTCGTCGCCGAACAGGGTGGCGGCGGTCTCGACCTCGCCGGCGCGATCGTGATCAGTGCACCACTCGATCTCGCCGCCAGTGCCGAGAGGCTACATCGAGGCTTCTCACGGATCTATGAACGCCATCTGCTGAATGCGCTGAAACGCAAGGTCGCGCCTCGTCTCGCACGTGGCGAACTGCCCTTGGCGCTGGATAGCCATGCGTTGGCGCGAATCGACAGTCTGCGCGGCTACGACGATGCGGTAACTGCGCCGCTGCATGGCTTCTGCGATGCCGCCGATTACTATCGCCGAGCCTCCGCCGGGCGCCTACTTGGCGAGGTCGAGCTGCCCACTCTGATCGTGCACGCCGACGATGATCCTTTCATGCCCGCCGGCCTGTTCGAGCGATTACCCGAGCCAGCTGATGCGGTGCGCCTGGAAATCACCCACCACGGCGGCCACGTCGGCTTCATGGAGTGGCGTAACCGCCGCCTGCAGCCATGGCTTACGCGACGCCTGGCTCACGAACTCGCCTGCTGGGCCGATACCGGCGCATCGTGGCAATCGGCCATGGTTCGCAACCTCAGCCGATCGGACAACTGA
- the msrA gene encoding peptide-methionine (S)-S-oxide reductase MsrA: MIIEPSHALPGRDTPVHVSGVHAVNGRSILSPFPEGYETIVFGLGCFWGAERLFWQLSGVYVTAVGYAGGVTPNPTYEETCTGRTGHAEVVRVIFDPRELDVEALLRAFWEAHDPTQGMRQGNDVGSQYRSTVYTTSDAQLAAAQRSRDAYQYSLAQAGRGRITTEIAPLDDFYLAEEYHQQYLHKNPGGYCGLRGTGVSCPIG, from the coding sequence ATGATCATCGAGCCTTCCCATGCCTTGCCGGGTCGCGATACGCCAGTGCATGTCTCGGGCGTGCATGCCGTCAACGGCCGCTCGATACTGTCGCCCTTTCCCGAGGGGTACGAGACGATCGTCTTCGGGCTCGGTTGCTTCTGGGGCGCCGAGCGCCTGTTCTGGCAACTGTCTGGCGTATACGTCACGGCGGTGGGCTATGCCGGCGGCGTGACGCCCAACCCCACCTACGAGGAAACTTGCACCGGGCGCACCGGCCATGCCGAAGTGGTGCGGGTGATTTTTGATCCTCGGGAGCTGGATGTCGAGGCGTTGCTCAGGGCGTTCTGGGAGGCGCATGACCCGACCCAGGGCATGCGCCAGGGCAACGATGTCGGCAGCCAGTATCGATCGACGGTCTATACCACCAGCGATGCACAGCTCGCCGCAGCGCAGCGCAGTCGCGATGCTTACCAATACTCGCTGGCCCAGGCCGGGCGAGGGCGTATCACCACGGAAATCGCGCCGCTCGACGACTTCTACCTGGCGGAGGAGTACCACCAGCAGTACCTGCACAAGAATCCGGGTGGCTACTGCGGCCTGCGGGGAACCGGCGTCAGTTGTCCGATCGGCTGA
- the tamB gene encoding autotransporter assembly complex protein TamB, which produces MRRLTLAILKLLIVLPVLTFGVVILGVGLALSPWGAGLLLEEGAKRGFYQLERVEGAPLDHLVLHGFQVEAGPAEIAAERLELFWSEDCLLRGRLCIERLAMQGGRVRLQEAEESTDPVEPAQASDPFHLPLALEVRELVLEDTRLQLADGTRVELAQLDTAAQAENSRLKLEASRAEGLRVVLPADSQAAPEVTEETREAREPISRPVLEALDEAPQELAPSFRFPLDISAPELDVQDVELRLADGTRIAWDVLHTGIEAEGEKLTLLPTRLTQLQVAIPPPGAARLALEATKDAAVLSEQALAAAEAVVAPARDTAEPEVPLGQRERIALPEVMLPLTVSAPRIHLDGIEVRGPVDYDLRHLTLAFEASGQQLEIAALDVASLDADASLTARIELRDDYPLEARLEAALWLPELMPALAGQRLDLKLDGSLGELSAQLDAHGPVDASLSAQADVLDPSVPFNASLQSELLRWPLPMATEPMQQDEALAEPYVVEDLELRLSGSLVDYSAALSMRLEGPDIPLTRVALTGSGDFEHFAWTPLSLSLGNASIVSRGRVEWQDGLDVEATARLDNVDPGLFTDAMEGRLDGNLDIAFSQTPQGWQLRVPRLAIDGELQELPLSLRARLTGNSDMQWQVEEFDFRQGNNRITASGAISDSQMDLSGDISLTELGSLHDELSGSLTGRFRTEGSPEKPRLELDLEGRELAFADNRLETLQLSGSVEGLDDPELDVELDIERLVAGGQRFSDVSLDLAGRLSSHRAELTAIAGQGMPLTRASLVLEGGLDAERQRYTGRIDPLEVDGDYGEIRLAESIEFSADLTSGQAQVEPFCLRREQGGRACLKEPLQASAEEGQVALTVRELPMELLDEWLPEDWRASGASELNLQARWRQGGSQWDLEADLGSELNLEGVDIYGQPWSMPDTRLNARVDASQARTALELDLELGDAGRLDLDIGLDDPLGAGELSGVLVLDGLDLSRYRTLAEGLDMLEGVAAGRVEISGTRDNPSLDGALELTGLQASGLDVPLIVEDGRIRVEFNGDSARLMGYVASDEGRLDIDGNASWPSLDEWRIAVDLDGTRSPLLVSLPQFGRLRVAPEIAVRINPQELRVRGDVQVPWARLEIGEAPPAAVTPSPDEIIITRRDEARAQQRDELEATAGNDEAAAVALREAGMRLDVRIDLSLGPDMKLEAMGLETDLLGTLQVRQQDGPVQLFGDVSLTDGRFRAFGQDLLIRQGELLFSGPPDQPLLDFEAIRNPDATQDGVVAGLRVTGFAAEPTLTIFSEPAMDEARALSYLLRGRAPRDGDADGALTSALVGLTLGRTGGAVGAIGQAFGIDDLALETAGAGDDSQVVVSGYLTEDLRISYGVGIFSPIAELTLRYTLWRNLYVQAVSGAAQAVDLVYIFTRPGDPPKLDEAP; this is translated from the coding sequence ATGCGGCGTCTGACCCTTGCCATCCTGAAACTGCTGATCGTGCTGCCCGTGCTGACGTTCGGCGTCGTGATTCTCGGGGTCGGCCTCGCATTGTCGCCCTGGGGCGCCGGCCTGTTGCTCGAGGAGGGCGCCAAGCGCGGCTTCTATCAGTTGGAACGCGTCGAAGGAGCGCCCCTGGATCACCTGGTGTTGCATGGCTTCCAGGTCGAAGCTGGCCCCGCTGAGATTGCTGCCGAGCGACTCGAGCTGTTCTGGTCGGAAGACTGTCTGCTGCGTGGCCGGCTGTGTATCGAGCGCCTGGCCATGCAGGGTGGTCGAGTCCGGTTGCAGGAGGCAGAGGAATCGACCGATCCAGTCGAACCGGCGCAAGCCAGCGACCCATTCCACCTGCCGCTTGCCTTGGAAGTGCGTGAACTGGTGCTGGAAGATACCCGGCTGCAGCTGGCCGACGGTACTCGTGTCGAGCTGGCCCAACTGGATACGGCGGCCCAGGCGGAGAACTCCCGACTGAAGCTGGAAGCTTCACGCGCCGAGGGCCTGCGCGTGGTTCTGCCGGCCGACAGCCAGGCAGCGCCTGAGGTGACGGAGGAGACGCGAGAAGCGAGAGAGCCGATTTCTCGCCCCGTGCTGGAAGCACTCGACGAGGCCCCGCAGGAGCTGGCCCCATCGTTCCGCTTTCCGCTCGATATCTCGGCGCCGGAACTCGACGTTCAGGATGTCGAACTGCGGCTTGCCGATGGCACGCGTATCGCCTGGGACGTCCTTCATACCGGCATCGAGGCTGAGGGAGAGAAACTGACGCTGCTGCCTACGCGGCTGACTCAACTGCAAGTCGCCATTCCGCCACCCGGAGCGGCCCGGCTGGCCCTGGAGGCAACGAAAGACGCCGCCGTGTTGAGCGAGCAGGCTCTCGCTGCTGCCGAAGCCGTGGTGGCGCCTGCGCGAGACACGGCCGAGCCCGAAGTGCCGCTCGGACAGCGTGAGCGTATCGCGCTGCCCGAGGTCATGCTGCCACTGACCGTGTCGGCGCCGCGCATCCATCTCGACGGCATCGAAGTGCGTGGCCCGGTGGACTACGATCTGCGCCATCTTACTCTCGCCTTCGAGGCGAGCGGCCAACAGCTGGAGATCGCCGCGCTGGACGTCGCCAGCCTGGATGCCGATGCCAGTTTGACCGCTCGGATCGAGCTGCGCGACGACTATCCGCTCGAGGCGCGGCTCGAAGCCGCCCTGTGGCTGCCCGAGCTGATGCCCGCGCTGGCCGGACAACGCCTTGACCTGAAACTGGACGGCAGCCTGGGCGAGCTGAGTGCGCAACTCGACGCCCACGGGCCTGTGGATGCGAGCCTGTCGGCCCAAGCCGATGTACTGGACCCCAGTGTGCCATTCAATGCCTCGCTGCAGAGCGAACTCCTGCGCTGGCCGCTGCCAATGGCCACGGAACCGATGCAACAGGATGAGGCGCTTGCCGAGCCGTACGTGGTCGAGGATCTGGAACTGCGCTTGTCGGGTAGCCTGGTCGACTACAGCGCGGCGCTGTCGATGCGCCTGGAGGGACCCGACATTCCCTTGACCCGGGTTGCCCTAACGGGGAGCGGCGACTTCGAGCACTTCGCCTGGACGCCGCTGTCGCTGAGTCTCGGCAATGCCTCGATAGTCAGCCGCGGTCGGGTCGAGTGGCAGGATGGGCTCGACGTCGAGGCCACGGCGCGGCTCGACAATGTCGATCCCGGGCTGTTTACCGATGCCATGGAAGGCCGTCTCGACGGCAACTTGGACATCGCCTTCAGCCAGACTCCCCAAGGTTGGCAGTTGCGCGTGCCGCGGCTGGCCATCGACGGTGAACTGCAGGAGCTTCCGCTATCGCTGCGCGCGCGCCTGACAGGAAACAGCGACATGCAGTGGCAGGTCGAGGAGTTCGATTTTCGCCAAGGCAACAACCGCATCACGGCGAGCGGTGCGATTTCCGATAGCCAAATGGACCTGAGTGGTGATATCTCACTCACCGAACTTGGCAGCCTGCACGATGAGCTGAGCGGCAGCCTGACAGGGCGTTTCCGCACCGAAGGCTCTCCCGAGAAGCCAAGACTGGAACTCGACCTCGAAGGCCGCGAACTGGCTTTTGCCGACAACCGTCTCGAGACGCTGCAGCTCAGCGGCAGCGTGGAGGGCCTTGACGATCCCGAGCTCGACGTGGAACTCGATATCGAACGACTGGTCGCGGGAGGACAGCGCTTCAGCGATGTGTCGCTGGACCTGGCGGGACGCTTGTCATCGCACCGGGCCGAACTCACCGCCATTGCCGGGCAAGGCATGCCGCTGACGCGGGCGTCACTGGTACTCGAGGGTGGCCTTGATGCCGAGCGGCAGCGCTACACGGGACGTATCGACCCGCTGGAAGTCGACGGCGATTACGGCGAGATTCGCCTCGCTGAGTCGATTGAATTCAGCGCCGACCTGACGAGCGGTCAGGCTCAGGTAGAGCCGTTCTGCCTGCGCCGCGAGCAGGGCGGTCGTGCGTGCCTGAAGGAGCCGCTGCAGGCCAGTGCCGAAGAAGGACAGGTGGCCCTGACGGTACGCGAGCTGCCCATGGAATTGCTCGATGAATGGCTTCCCGAGGATTGGCGGGCCAGCGGAGCGAGCGAGCTGAATCTCCAGGCACGCTGGCGGCAGGGTGGGAGCCAATGGGACCTCGAGGCGGACCTTGGCAGCGAGCTGAACCTGGAAGGAGTCGACATCTACGGCCAGCCATGGTCGATGCCCGATACGCGCCTGAACGCGCGGGTGGACGCCAGCCAGGCGCGCACGGCGCTGGAACTCGACCTGGAGCTCGGCGACGCCGGCCGCCTCGACCTCGACATCGGCCTCGACGACCCGCTGGGAGCCGGTGAGCTGAGTGGCGTGCTGGTTCTCGACGGCCTGGACCTGTCGCGCTATCGCACCCTCGCCGAGGGGCTCGACATGCTCGAAGGCGTTGCCGCCGGCCGGGTCGAAATCTCTGGCACACGGGACAATCCGAGCCTGGACGGTGCGCTCGAACTCACCGGCCTACAGGCCTCTGGCCTCGACGTGCCGTTGATCGTCGAGGATGGCCGCATACGCGTCGAGTTCAATGGCGATAGCGCTCGGCTGATGGGTTATGTTGCTAGCGATGAGGGGCGCCTGGACATCGATGGCAATGCCAGCTGGCCATCTCTCGATGAGTGGCGTATCGCCGTGGACCTGGATGGCACCCGGAGCCCGTTGCTGGTAAGCCTGCCCCAGTTCGGCCGCCTGCGTGTCGCGCCCGAGATCGCCGTGCGGATCAATCCGCAGGAGCTTCGGGTGCGTGGCGACGTTCAGGTTCCCTGGGCCCGGCTGGAAATCGGCGAAGCCCCGCCGGCGGCCGTCACCCCCAGCCCCGACGAGATCATCATCACCCGGCGTGACGAGGCGCGTGCTCAGCAGCGCGACGAGCTCGAGGCGACCGCGGGTAACGACGAAGCGGCCGCGGTGGCCCTGCGCGAGGCGGGGATGCGCCTCGATGTACGAATCGACCTCTCGCTGGGGCCCGACATGAAGTTGGAGGCGATGGGGCTCGAGACCGACCTGCTTGGCACCCTGCAGGTACGTCAGCAGGATGGGCCGGTGCAGCTGTTCGGTGACGTCAGCCTGACCGACGGACGCTTCAGAGCCTTCGGCCAGGATCTGCTGATCCGCCAGGGGGAGCTGTTGTTCAGCGGTCCTCCCGACCAGCCGCTGCTCGACTTCGAGGCGATTCGCAACCCCGATGCCACCCAGGATGGCGTGGTGGCGGGGTTGCGCGTGACCGGCTTTGCCGCCGAGCCGACCCTGACGATCTTCTCCGAACCGGCCATGGACGAGGCGCGGGCGCTCTCCTACCTGTTGCGGGGCCGCGCCCCGCGAGACGGTGATGCCGATGGAGCGCTGACATCCGCACTGGTCGGCCTCACCCTGGGACGCACCGGTGGCGCCGTTGGGGCGATCGGGCAGGCGTTCGGCATTGACGATCTGGCGCTTGAGACCGCCGGGGCCGGTGACGACAGTCAAGTGGTGGTCAGTGGCTATCTGACAGAGGATCTGCGCATCAGCTATGGTGTCGGTATCTTCTCGCCGATCGCTGAACTGACGCTGCGCTATACGCTGTGGCGCAACCTGTACGTACAGGCCGTCTCGGGCGCTGCTCAGGCCGTTGACCTGGTGTATATCTTCACCCGGCCGGGCGATCCACCGAAGCTGGACGAGGCACCATGA